The genomic stretch AAAGAAGATACACGCATGTTGAACATCTTTTGGGGGGACATGGCGGGAGGGACTCACCTTCAACATCACTCCGGATATAGGTCTCTGGTCCCTTGTTCTCATTAATCAACTGGATGACGCGCAGAagatcctcttcctcaagcTTCTCCAGAGCCTCGGCGATCTTTTCGTAATCATACTTTTGGGCTCCCTTCTTGCTCACGAGGCCTTTCTTCTTGGGTCTGTCTTCGTCAGAGGGCAGAGGGCCGGTCTCGCGAAGCCGCTCTTGGAGTGCCTGGGAAGGGTTTTTAAACACAACCGTGTGCGTCACCTCGTACTTTTCCTGCTGGAAGTTGAGGTCGTGGATGATGGGAGCCAGCTTGGTCTTTTCGGTGGTGTAGAGATCGATGCCAATCTCAAACTCACCCCAACCCTCGttggagcagatgaagggGGGCTTGGTGAAGGCTGAACGTAGATGGCGTCAATAATGTCTCGGAATCGGGAACCGGTAGGCGTGGGAAGAAAGATGAGACTCACTCTGGGTGGGATTCTCGAATGTAGGGTGCAGGTTGTAGACAACCTTGGTGAAGACGTCGCCAGGCCGCTCATTGCCATCCTCATCTAGCAGAAAGAGCCGCAAGCTCCATTGCCGCATCGGAAACTCCTCCACGGGCGAAGGCTTGTCGCTGCAGCATCGGGTCAGAAAGGAGCCATAAGATGAGAGTGTAGCGAGATTTGAAACgtaaaaagaaggaaaagccaGTTCATCAAATAGTCTCTCCTCCGAACAATAACGCAAACAAGAGGCTGTATCTTGATGAAATGGGTTGTTGGCAGAAAAGGCGAGATACCGAgcacagaaaaaaaatactcaCATGACGTGTTGGTCCGTAACGACCTTGACTTTCCTCTGCTCATCGTCAGTCTCAAGCCTCGCATGAATCGCCAGTTTCTTCGCAGCGCGCGGCGCTCCCCTGCGAATCGGTGCCatcgtaaaaaaaaaaacaatcaaCAATAAAGAAATGATGGGCAAATTGAAATTCAGAGCGTGAATGGTGAATAGCAAAGTGACGGAAATATCAGTGCCGTTCAGGGATCGGAGAACGCGCTTCCGTgaggctctttttttttgcgtttTGTGCGTTGATGTGACTTCACACAGCGAAAGCTGAAAGAAGGcgttgagagaagaagagaaagaaaaacaacatCGCgtaaacaagaaaagaggcttccatcatcttttcttaGTGAATAGGCAATCAATCCAGCCGGCTGGCAGACATTTGGCGAAACCCTCCCATCCAGCTGGCAGCTCCCGTCTTCCGTcatctgctttttttttccgcaGCCTAGAGGCGTCCATTCGCCCAGTTTCCCTCTGCGTGTCTGCCAGCTGCCATCCAGCCGGCATGGATATATACACCTTTTCCCTtaataaaagagaagaagaaaaagacaccCAGTTGCTCCGATGAATTATATAAACGTTGTCCGAACAAGGCGTAAAAAGGAAACCGGAAAAAGCCGAATTGCAGGAAAGGAACAATGAATACGTGTGCGTGTGTAGTAGACTCACCTCGACCAACATATTGAAAATGTGTCCtaattttcttctcctccaagaattaaaaaaaaaccaatcTATACGGAGAAACAGTGAATTGGAAAAATGGTGGCAAAAATCCgagcgggaaaaaaaaaggtaggTAAGGATTTCAATAGtacaaggaaaaaagggaattAATTttagaacaaaaaaaagcaagctcgcggctgctgctttggcttGGGCGGCCCTTGTCCGGTCCTACACGGCGCTCAAGACAAAAAGGCAAACACGCAAGTAGAGCAAAGCAGAGACGCCAGCACCGGCCAACCGAGACCGGAAACgcgaaaagaagagcgagtTTGAAAAGGGGGCAGTGGAAAAGGCCTTGCTCCGAGCAAGAGGGGGGTTGTGCAGCGAATTGGTCTTGACACAGCAAATGATGAGAAAATGGTATCTTGAAGCAAATTGTCGCAAGCAGCGCAATAGGTAGATGCTGTCCGGTCGTAATAAGCAGAGCAGGTGAAGGGAGAAAGCGCCGTGTAAAGGAAAAAATGGCTGGGGGGGTTCAGTCACGTAAGAGTTGGCGGGAGGCTAGCTCTCACTGTGCTTCTGCCGTCTTCCACTTCAGCtccaggaaaaaaaaatcgggTTCCACTCTCCTTTGAAATGGACAGAACAAGACAGCAGACGGAGAGACAAAGGGCAGAAACAGACGGGAACAagtagagaaaaaaaaacatttttTTCCCAAGCTTTATGCCCGGTAGGAGCCCGGCTATCCGCCGCCATTCGGGGCTAAACGGTTGTCCCCCTTTGACTGAATACCTGCTCTGCTCCTGTCCATCTCCGTCTCGGCTGCTATGATTGTGTACTTTGCCCGTGCGCTGCGCCTTGGAGGCGGTCAGGGCCAGCAAAGAGGTACCACGTCATAGCGTCATGGACGCCAGATCGGACGGAATCTCGCTGAGCCTCTTTCCGCGCTAACCCTATAGCTGAGCCGGAAATGCACGCATCGTGGGATGCTTCTATTGTGGATGTTGCTATATAAATACTTGAATGCCATTTTATcgatgttgctgttgcttttGCTTCCGTCACTTTGATTCAGGCAGTATGGCGCGTAAATACATTGACGTGTAGACGTAAATTGTGGGCTTCTcatgccgccatcatcacggcCAACGCAGCTGTATACATCGATTTGCCATGCTCAACTACATACAGCGCTCGGTGCTCATTATTATTTACAAGGATACACAACATCACTGAACCATAATGCTATCTTCTGGTATcaactttttatttctttgcGTCAGGGTGCTCTACTATCAAATGCCATTATCTGCTAATCCCCCCCCAAGCCTTGCGCCACTTGGTGCTTACTTTCATCCGGGGGGGACCTCCTCCAGTCTTCATGAATCCAGATCGACTGCCTCTGTTTACATCAACTTCGTACAGGGGCCTCTTATATATCGATGTGCTGTATTGCGGAGTGTATTGTGTTGCGTTGCGTTGTATGTGTTGTGTGTTGTGGCGTGATGGGGCGTGGGATGGTGTCGTGGTGCTAGCATCTTTTCTGTTTAATCAACAGCCGATgcgagggggagggggaaaatTATGGTTCGAGAAGCGGCAAGCACTGGTTTCGGGTTATACAAGTCGGTCGAGAAAACTTCAACTTAAGcagtcttctcctcctccttggtctcctcctcgccggcaGCGGCCTTGAAGAGGTGCTCGCTGTCCTTCTGGGCCTTCAGGAAGGCCTCCTTGAACTGGTTGGCATCTGCAGAAAAAGTGAAAAGTTCATGTTAGTGATTGTAAAATGCATCAGTCCAGCGGTCTTCACGTACTGTCAGAGTTGGCGAATCGAATAGCAAGGGTAACAGCCTCGGGCTCGCCCTCGCTGACATCAGCGGCAGCGTTCCACACCCAGCTGCGGTCGGAGCCAACGTTGGGGGACAGGGTGATTTCGGGGACAACTGCGCGCAAACATGTGTCAGTCAAGCTACGAACAAGGGTCAGGAACATGTGGGGAAACGACATACTGTAGTGGTTGGCGCAGACCTTGAGCGTCTTCTCTCGCCGCATAACCAGGCGGACCTTGTCATTCTCCTTGTGCTTGAGCAGCCTGACATCGCCAGTTCCTCGCTCCTTCCACTCGCCGGTGGAGGCGGGggcatcctcgccatccttCTTGACGGCCTTGACGAACTTGAACAGCTTGGCGCGCATCTTGAAGAGCTGCTCCTCAGACTCCTCGTTGGTCTTGACGTCGACCTTCTCGGTCAGCTTGACGACGGGCTCGAAGTGAACGTCCTCGCTCTCGGGGGCCTCCTCCTGTACGACAGATATCCTCGTTAGCCTCGTCTCCTCTAATGCCCTGCTCTTATGCCATAAAGCATCTAGAGCCTtgtttctccatctctcccccctcttgTATGATAGTGCTTACCTCATCGCCCTTGGCATCGCGCTGAGCCTTTGCGCTTCCAGAGTTGTCGCCACggtcctcgtcctccttcttctccttcttctcaccACCGCCGAACATGGAGAAAACAGAGGAGGCGGTCACGGAGGCAGCAGGGGCCTAAGCAAAGCC from Trichoderma atroviride chromosome 3, complete sequence encodes the following:
- a CDS encoding uncharacterized protein (BUSCO:EOG092D485T): MSSADATEPKVEQTNTEAPAASVTASSVFSMFGGGEKKEKKEDEDRGDNSGSAKAQRDAKGDEEEAPESEDVHFEPVVKLTEKVDVKTNEESEEQLFKMRAKLFKFVKAVKKDGEDAPASTGEWKERGTGDVRLLKHKENDKVRLVMRREKTLKVCANHYIVPEITLSPNVGSDRSWVWNAAADVSEGEPEAVTLAIRFANSDNANQFKEAFLKAQKDSEHLFKAAAGEEETKEEEKTA